The region TAACTCGGAAGCTGGCTCACCAGGAGAACCGAGACCTCCGCACCATCGTCGAAGGCCGCTCATTTGGCGCAGTGCGTGGGCGAGCGCGACGCTGCTCCCTATCTGGTAGGAGTTATGACCGGGCCTCAATTAATCGCATCAGATACTTCACAGCGGCTGTTCAGCCACGCCCAAACAAGCCAAACCAGGGCCTGCATCAGCAGATGTACCTCCGGGCGCTACGGACAATCCCATGCCTGACCATCCACGAGGGAACGTTTCGAACCGATCCTGTCTGGATGCCCCTCGTCAATCCTGCCCCCGGCGGCCCAGTCACCGTGCAAGTGCTCAAGACTGAGGAGAAAGGGTCTGATGTCAATATAGCAACGTTTCTTGTCAGCGATGCATATGAGCGGGACTTTGATGTGGCCCTCCTCATCTCTAACGATTCTGACCTCTGCGTACCCATTTCTCTCGTCCGCAACCGCCTCGGATTGAAGGTACTGGTCTACAATCCGCACAAACGGCATAGCGCGCAGCTTCGCCAAGTGGCCCAGACATGCGCAACCTCCGCGTGGGGCCACTCCTGGGAAGTCAATTCGCCGCTACGTTGACGGACGCACAACGCGCCTTTACGAAGCCCGCCAGCTGGTGAAAGCCCGGCGCGGTGGACTGAGTCAGGCGGTTGCCGCCTCCGTCGGCGTGCGCTCCGATTCGAGCGGGCGCAGCGTGTGCAACGGCCCGATCTTCGCCAGCGACGGCCAGACGACCGCCACAACGGCCACGACCACGATGGTGCCGATGCCGCCGCCGAGCACCGCCAGCACCGGCCCGAAGAACGACGCCATCGCGCCCGCGCGGAACGTCCCGAACTCGTTCGAGAAGCCGATGAACGTGTACTCGACGGCCAGGACACGCCCGCGCAGATGGTCCGGCGTGATCATCTGCTGCAGCGTGCCACGGATGACCATGCTCACCGAGTCAAACGCGCCGGTCAGGAACAGGCAGACCAGCGACAGCACGACGTTGGTGGACACGCCGAACAGCGCCGCCGACGCTCCAAACCCGACGACCATCCACAGCAGCACCACGCCCGGCCGGCGGAACGGCGGCAGGCGGGTCACCATCAGCGCGGCTGCCAGCGCCCCGAGCGCCGGCGCGGCCCGCAGCATGCCCAGTCCTTCAGGGCCGATCTGCAAGATGTCCTCGGCGTAGATCGGCAGCAGCGCCACTGCCCCGCCCAACATCACCCCGAACAGGTCCAGGGTGATGGCCGCCAGGAAGACCGGGTGGC is a window of Chloroflexota bacterium DNA encoding:
- a CDS encoding NYN domain-containing protein, whose translation is TRKLAHQENRDLRTIVEGRSFGAVRGRARRCSLSGRSYDRASINRIRYFTAAVQPRPNKPNQGLHQQMYLRALRTIPCLTIHEGTFRTDPVWMPLVNPAPGGPVTVQVLKTEEKGSDVNIATFLVSDAYERDFDVALLISNDSDLCVPISLVRNRLGLKVLVYNPHKRHSAQLRQVAQTCATSAWGHSWEVNSPLR